A portion of the bacterium (Candidatus Blackallbacteria) CG13_big_fil_rev_8_21_14_2_50_49_14 genome contains these proteins:
- a CDS encoding metal-binding protein, which yields MPSGKTHDRITWLTALPVMGGGWFITQDLRALACLGGAFLFAGLMFSGDLDTKSVQYKRWGWFRWIWIPYRKLVPHRSPFSHGPVLGVLTRLVYLSLWVMLLFFSLTRLALAFNQNRLVEQGVGLAEVFAGMMTHPVYAVMGLAGLWLGGFSHTLADEFVSLLKRIKRRKFARRGAKKRKRA from the coding sequence GTGCCAAGCGGGAAAACCCATGACCGGATTACCTGGCTGACAGCCTTGCCCGTGATGGGCGGAGGGTGGTTTATTACCCAGGATCTGCGCGCGCTTGCCTGCCTGGGCGGTGCTTTTCTTTTTGCCGGTTTGATGTTCAGTGGAGATCTCGATACAAAAAGTGTACAATATAAGCGTTGGGGCTGGTTTCGGTGGATTTGGATCCCCTATCGTAAACTGGTTCCTCACCGTTCCCCTTTTTCACATGGACCTGTTTTGGGGGTTTTAACCCGCTTGGTTTATCTGAGCCTTTGGGTGATGCTCTTGTTTTTCAGCCTAACCCGTTTGGCTTTGGCTTTCAACCAAAATCGGCTGGTGGAACAAGGGGTGGGCTTGGCAGAAGTTTTTGCCGGGATGATGACCCATCCTGTCTATGCGGTAATGGGGCTGGCGGGCTTGTGGCTAGGGGGGTTTAGTCATACCTTGGCAGATGAGTTTGTGTCTCTGCTCAAGCGGATCAAGCGTCGAAAATTTGCCCGACGCGGCGCAAAAAAGCGTAAGCGGGCCTAA
- a CDS encoding response regulator, whose product MSQKSEPRLMIAEDDFIISLFLETVLKEAGYPVLDLLSSGESVLKAIEAQKPDCVLMDIGLSGKLNGVEVALILRQKYQVPVIFLTGNSDILFREERLVEIQPLATWIKPIDDLFMLAEMERMFTESRENAM is encoded by the coding sequence GTGAGTCAAAAATCAGAGCCCAGACTGATGATTGCCGAAGATGATTTTATTATCAGCCTTTTTTTGGAAACCGTACTCAAAGAGGCCGGTTACCCTGTTTTGGATCTGCTCAGTTCGGGTGAGTCGGTTCTGAAGGCCATTGAAGCTCAAAAACCTGACTGTGTCTTGATGGATATTGGTTTGTCAGGAAAACTCAACGGGGTTGAGGTGGCTTTGATTTTGCGTCAGAAATACCAGGTTCCTGTTATTTTTTTGACTGGGAACTCAGATATTTTGTTTCGTGAGGAGCGTTTGGTTGAGATTCAGCCACTGGCAACCTGGATCAAACCGATTGACGATCTTTTTATGTTGGCCGAAATGGAGCGTATGTTTACTGAATCACGAGAAAACGCCATGTAA